The proteins below are encoded in one region of Microbispora sp. NBC_01189:
- a CDS encoding aldo/keto reductase codes for MRIALGTIPFGTIVDEKTSFAILDRFVEGGGTVLDTANNYPFWLDGATGDESEAAIGRWLASRRNRDAVMISTKCGARPSVPGARTLDAAEGLSAGVVRAAIEGSLRRLGTDHVDVYWAHIDDRATPLEETVAAFDEVVRAGQAGEVGASNHATWRLERARTLAAARGGARYGHVQLRHSYLRPRPGVRLPEGGHTLVTEELLDYVRSEGDLRLWVYSSLLAGAYTAKPLPEHYDHPGTTRRLAVLDEVAGEIGATRNQVVLAWLRARDILPIVGVSSVAQLEEIMTDVKLDAGLLSRLDAPV; via the coding sequence ATGAGAATCGCTCTGGGGACGATCCCCTTCGGGACCATCGTGGACGAGAAGACCTCCTTCGCCATCCTCGACCGCTTCGTCGAAGGCGGCGGAACGGTCCTCGACACGGCCAACAACTATCCCTTCTGGCTGGACGGCGCGACCGGGGACGAGAGCGAGGCCGCCATCGGCCGGTGGCTCGCCTCCCGCCGCAACCGGGACGCGGTGATGATCAGCACCAAGTGCGGCGCCCGCCCGTCCGTGCCCGGCGCCCGTACGCTCGACGCCGCCGAGGGCCTGTCAGCCGGTGTCGTCCGGGCCGCGATCGAGGGCAGCCTGCGGCGCCTCGGCACCGATCACGTGGACGTGTACTGGGCCCACATCGACGACAGGGCGACGCCGCTGGAGGAGACGGTCGCCGCCTTCGACGAGGTGGTGCGGGCCGGCCAGGCCGGGGAGGTGGGCGCGAGCAACCACGCCACCTGGCGGCTGGAGCGGGCCCGCACCCTGGCGGCGGCGCGCGGCGGCGCCCGCTACGGCCACGTGCAGCTCCGCCACTCCTACCTCCGTCCCCGCCCCGGCGTACGGCTGCCCGAGGGCGGCCACACCCTGGTCACCGAGGAGTTGCTCGACTACGTGCGCTCCGAGGGCGATCTGCGGCTGTGGGTCTACTCCTCGCTGCTGGCGGGCGCGTACACGGCCAAGCCGCTGCCCGAGCACTACGACCACCCCGGCACCACCCGGCGACTGGCCGTGCTCGACGAGGTGGCGGGCGAGATCGGCGCGACGCGCAACCAGGTCGTGCTCGCCTGGCTGCGGGCGCGGGACATCCTGCCGATCGTCGGAGTCAGCTCCGTCGCCCAACTGGAGGAGATCATGACCGACGTGAAGCTCGACGCCGGCCTGCTCTCCCGCCTCGACGCCCCCGTCTGA